From a single Lewinella sp. LCG006 genomic region:
- the hflX gene encoding GTPase HflX: MEQQGWNVGASSQQKGLAEKEEQVILVGLVTRDQTEDMITEYLDELEFLALTAGARTIKRFIQKMDHPNRRTFVGKGKMEEIAAYIETHEDVTAVIFDDDLSGKQTNILEEELKVKIIDRSSLILDIFARRAQTAQAKTQVELAQMQYLLPRLRGLWTHLERQRGGIGMRGPGEKEIETDRRIVRDKISKLKKQLEKIDQQNETQRKTRGELIRVALVGYTNVGKSTIMNLLTKSEVFAENKLFATLDTTVRKVAFDRTPFLLSDTVGFIRKLPHHLVESFKSTLDEVRESDILLHVVDLAHPQHEDHIRTVNETLKELEAIEKPTLMVFNKVDLYREKNYDLYVDDEVKEEIEAGLKQRLEAQFEQESVLVSAITKENIETLRSKMMEMVKAQYHIRYPYIAKQW; this comes from the coding sequence ATGGAACAGCAGGGATGGAATGTAGGCGCTTCTTCGCAACAGAAGGGGCTGGCTGAAAAAGAAGAGCAGGTTATTCTTGTCGGTTTGGTTACGCGTGACCAGACGGAGGATATGATTACGGAGTATTTGGATGAATTGGAGTTTTTGGCGCTCACGGCAGGGGCCAGAACCATTAAGCGATTTATTCAGAAAATGGATCATCCCAACCGCAGAACTTTTGTGGGGAAAGGAAAGATGGAAGAGATCGCCGCTTATATCGAAACCCACGAAGATGTCACGGCCGTCATTTTTGATGATGACCTCTCGGGGAAACAAACCAATATTCTGGAAGAAGAACTGAAGGTAAAAATCATCGACCGCTCTTCGCTTATTCTGGATATTTTCGCCCGCCGGGCACAAACGGCTCAAGCCAAAACCCAGGTAGAGCTCGCGCAGATGCAGTACCTCCTGCCCCGACTGCGAGGACTATGGACCCACTTGGAACGCCAGCGTGGAGGTATCGGGATGCGTGGACCCGGTGAAAAAGAAATCGAGACCGACCGTCGTATTGTTCGCGACAAAATTTCGAAGCTTAAGAAACAACTGGAAAAAATTGATCAGCAGAACGAGACCCAACGCAAAACCCGTGGGGAGTTGATTCGCGTAGCCCTGGTGGGTTATACCAATGTGGGCAAGAGTACCATCATGAATTTGCTGACCAAATCAGAAGTGTTTGCAGAAAACAAGCTCTTTGCAACACTGGATACCACGGTACGCAAAGTGGCTTTTGATCGTACGCCCTTCCTCTTGTCTGATACCGTAGGGTTTATCCGTAAATTGCCTCACCACCTGGTAGAGAGTTTCAAGTCTACGCTGGATGAAGTTCGCGAAAGCGACATCCTTCTGCACGTGGTCGATTTGGCGCACCCCCAGCACGAAGACCATATCAGAACCGTCAACGAGACCCTGAAAGAATTGGAGGCCATCGAAAAGCCTACGCTAATGGTTTTCAACAAAGTGGATCTGTACCGCGAAAAGAACTACGATCTCTACGTTGATGATGAGGTAAAGGAGGAAATTGAAGCGGGGTTGAAACAACGCCTGGAAGCACAATTTGAACAGGAAAGTGTATTGGTATCAGCCATTACTAAAGAAAATATTGAAACTTTGCGTAGTAAAATGATGGAAATGGTAAAGGCACAATATCATATCCGTTATCCTTACATTGCAAAACAATGGTAG
- the galE gene encoding UDP-glucose 4-epimerase GalE, whose protein sequence is MSKGKILVTGGCGYIGSHTIVDLIEHGYDVVSVDNLSNADESALAGVAQITGVKVKNHVIDLADREATLQLFREEAFTGVIHFAALKHVGESVHQPVRYYKNNLNSLLHVIEGMEETGCQHLIFSSSCSVYGNTEELPVTETTPRQQAESPYGRTKQMCEDILFDVCRVSPELQAVLLRYFNPAGAHPSSLIGEAPSNPASNLAPVITETAIGKRKEMMVFGDDYDTRDGSCIRDYIHVVDLAHAHTLALDYLRENRQASNCELFNLGIGAGVSVLEAIKAFEAVTGVKLNYRIGERRAGDVVAIYANAEKANRELGWQPRYDIQDIMKTAWAWEQKR, encoded by the coding sequence ATGAGCAAAGGGAAAATTTTAGTAACCGGAGGTTGTGGTTACATCGGTAGCCATACTATCGTGGATTTGATTGAACACGGTTATGATGTAGTTTCGGTAGACAACCTTAGTAATGCTGATGAATCGGCACTGGCTGGCGTAGCTCAAATCACGGGTGTGAAAGTAAAAAACCACGTGATTGATCTAGCGGATCGGGAAGCTACCCTGCAATTGTTTAGAGAAGAAGCTTTCACGGGAGTTATCCACTTTGCAGCACTGAAACACGTGGGCGAGTCGGTACACCAGCCTGTTCGTTACTATAAAAATAACCTCAATAGCCTGCTTCACGTTATCGAAGGCATGGAGGAGACAGGGTGCCAACACCTGATCTTCTCTTCTTCTTGCTCGGTTTACGGTAATACGGAAGAATTGCCCGTTACGGAAACCACCCCTCGCCAACAGGCAGAGTCGCCCTATGGTCGGACCAAGCAAATGTGCGAAGACATTCTTTTTGATGTTTGTCGGGTAAGCCCCGAATTGCAGGCGGTACTACTGCGTTATTTCAACCCCGCCGGAGCGCATCCTAGCAGCTTGATTGGGGAAGCACCCTCTAACCCTGCCTCCAATCTGGCCCCAGTGATCACCGAAACGGCCATTGGTAAGCGAAAAGAAATGATGGTCTTTGGCGATGATTACGATACCCGCGACGGTAGTTGTATTCGCGATTACATCCACGTGGTAGACCTCGCCCATGCACATACGCTGGCGTTGGATTACCTTCGTGAAAATCGTCAGGCTAGCAATTGTGAACTTTTTAACCTTGGTATTGGTGCCGGAGTAAGCGTCTTGGAAGCTATTAAAGCTTTCGAAGCAGTGACGGGCGTAAAGCTTAATTATCGCATCGGTGAGCGCCGGGCAGGCGACGTGGTTGCGATCTACGCCAATGCGGAGAAAGCTAACCGAGAACTAGGCTGGCAACCTCGTTACGATATCCAGGACATTATGAAGACGGCCTGGGCTTGGGAGCAGAAGCGATAA
- the rsgA gene encoding ribosome small subunit-dependent GTPase A translates to MQEGIITKSTGSWYNVRLEDGQIIACRIGGKFRQDDKRLTNPIAVGDKVKIEIEIGEEVTGVIKKILPRDNYVVRQSPRKKHSLHLIASNIDQAIIVMTIAQPKLKQGFIDRFLLMTEPFNIPTIIAFNKVDVYSEEDIEMLAYLQGVYEDIGYQTLILSATKGHGLEDFKALLKDKTTLISGQSGVGKSTLINAIAADLDLRTGDISDYSGKGQHTTTFAEMFELPFGGLLIDTPGIKTLSFNYLELADVAHNFREFFAASSDCRFGGSCLHRSEPGCAVKAAIEEGEISELRYINYLALLDEVDEQNYWERRNV, encoded by the coding sequence TTGCAAGAAGGTATCATCACAAAATCAACGGGAAGCTGGTACAATGTTCGCCTGGAAGACGGTCAGATCATTGCCTGTCGTATCGGTGGAAAATTCCGTCAAGATGACAAACGCCTCACCAACCCCATTGCCGTTGGCGATAAGGTGAAAATTGAGATCGAAATAGGAGAAGAAGTTACTGGTGTAATAAAAAAGATCCTACCCCGCGACAATTACGTGGTTCGTCAATCCCCCCGCAAAAAACATTCCCTCCATCTCATTGCCAGTAATATTGACCAGGCCATCATTGTGATGACGATCGCTCAGCCGAAGCTTAAGCAGGGGTTTATTGATCGCTTTTTGCTGATGACTGAGCCTTTCAATATCCCTACCATCATTGCTTTCAACAAAGTGGATGTTTACAGTGAGGAGGACATTGAGATGCTGGCTTACCTGCAAGGCGTCTACGAAGACATTGGTTACCAGACTTTAATCCTTTCCGCTACCAAAGGGCATGGGCTCGAGGATTTCAAGGCACTTTTAAAAGACAAAACAACCCTCATCAGCGGGCAATCAGGCGTTGGTAAATCAACCCTCATCAATGCCATTGCTGCTGACTTGGATTTGCGCACGGGCGACATCAGTGACTACAGTGGCAAAGGCCAGCATACTACTACCTTTGCGGAGATGTTTGAACTTCCCTTCGGAGGCTTACTTATTGATACCCCAGGGATCAAGACACTTTCTTTCAACTACCTCGAACTGGCCGACGTTGCGCATAATTTTCGCGAGTTTTTTGCGGCCTCCAGTGATTGTCGCTTCGGCGGAAGCTGCCTGCACCGCAGTGAACCAGGTTGCGCTGTAAAAGCAGCCATTGAAGAGGGCGAAATCAGCGAGTTGCGTTACATCAACTACCTGGCTTTGCTCGACGAAGTAGACGAGCAGAATTACTGGGAGCGGAGAAATGTGTAA
- a CDS encoding aminopeptidase: MKNILQSYARLLVNYCLELKAGERLYIRTTTLAEDLLREVYREAVRVGAHVEYELEFREQNRIFLETANDEQLQYVSPLYRQAMEEFDAYLYIRAPFNLREGQQIDPDRREIRQEALADLSKTYFKRTADRSLKRNLCQFPTQAAAQEAGMSLEEYEDFIYGACRLYDEDPIESWLQVRKNQQRIVDHLNVCQEIRYRSPLFDITYRTDGRIFMNSDGQTNMPSGEVYTSPVEDSVNGVVHFDYPAIYQGEEVQGVTLWVKDGYIDKWEAKQGQKVLDRVFQIPGTRRFGEAAIGTNYGIDRFTKNILFDEKIGGTIHMAIGQSYLQTGGKNESTVHWDMIADMTKGGEIYANGEKIYENGQFVL, encoded by the coding sequence ATGAAAAACATACTACAAAGCTACGCCCGACTCCTTGTGAATTATTGCCTGGAGCTGAAAGCAGGAGAGCGCCTATACATCAGAACAACTACACTCGCCGAGGATTTGCTCCGAGAAGTTTATCGCGAGGCGGTTCGAGTGGGAGCGCACGTAGAATACGAACTGGAGTTCAGAGAGCAGAACCGAATCTTTTTGGAAACGGCCAATGACGAACAACTCCAGTATGTTTCGCCCCTGTATCGCCAGGCGATGGAGGAGTTTGACGCTTATCTCTATATCCGTGCGCCCTTCAATTTACGAGAGGGGCAGCAAATTGATCCAGATCGGCGAGAAATTCGCCAGGAGGCGCTAGCAGATCTCTCGAAGACCTATTTTAAACGTACCGCAGACCGTTCTTTAAAGCGCAATCTTTGCCAGTTTCCGACTCAAGCTGCTGCTCAGGAAGCAGGAATGTCGTTGGAAGAATACGAAGACTTTATCTACGGAGCTTGCCGTCTTTACGACGAAGATCCTATCGAAAGCTGGTTGCAGGTACGCAAGAATCAACAACGCATTGTCGATCACCTCAATGTCTGCCAGGAAATCCGCTACCGGAGTCCACTTTTTGACATTACCTATCGTACCGATGGGCGGATCTTTATGAATTCTGATGGGCAAACCAATATGCCCAGCGGAGAAGTTTATACTTCGCCTGTGGAGGATTCCGTTAATGGCGTAGTGCATTTTGATTATCCTGCGATTTATCAAGGAGAAGAAGTGCAGGGCGTAACCCTATGGGTGAAAGATGGCTACATTGACAAGTGGGAAGCCAAGCAAGGCCAGAAGGTGCTGGATAGGGTATTTCAAATCCCTGGTACACGGAGGTTCGGCGAAGCAGCTATCGGCACAAATTATGGCATCGACCGATTCACCAAGAATATTCTTTTTGATGAAAAAATAGGCGGAACCATCCACATGGCCATCGGGCAATCCTATCTTCAGACCGGGGGTAAGAACGAGTCGACAGTCCACTGGGATATGATAGCCGACATGACAAAAGGTGGAGAAATCTACGCAAACGGGGAAAAAATTTATGAAAACGGGCAATTTGTCCTTTAA
- a CDS encoding amidophosphoribosyltransferase, whose protein sequence is MSEQIKHECGIAMIRLRKPLSFYQDKYGTSLYGLNKLKLLMQKMRNRGQDGAGLATLKLDIEPGHKYISRKRSNASNYLDDLFEKVFERFTKLTPEQLADGEWLKANLPYTGELLMGHLRYGTHGDNSIETCHPFLRQNNWIPRNLILAGNFNLTNVDELFQELVELGQYPKEISDTVTVLEKIGHFLDDEVQRLFNWFKSDGYTNREINDLIFDKLDLQRLLRRASKKFDGGYVMSGLIGHGDAFMMRDPNGIRPAYYYQDEEIVVAASERPAIQTALNVHISKVKEIPRGHALIVKRNGTTSVVPFTDPGEKLGCSFERIYFSRGNDRDIYLERKELGRRLAKAVLNSVKNNFKRTVFSFIPNTAEIAFYGLVDGLENELNVLKAEKIADMGKNINPEKLEKILNTRARVEKIVVKDAKVRTFIADTTSRGAMVSHVYDVTYGIVENEKDTLVLMDDSIVRGTTMRDSIIQIVSRLRPKKIIVVSSAPQIRYPDCYGIDMSKMNEFVAFRALVALLKENKKEHLLQECYERCKAQEQLPKEEMTNQVKALYEEFTYEEVSAKIAEIITPPDIKPKVEVIYQTIEDLRASCPGNSGDWYFSGDYPTPGGNRVVNKSFMYFMEGKDKRAY, encoded by the coding sequence ATGAGCGAGCAAATCAAACACGAGTGCGGTATAGCCATGATTCGGCTCCGCAAGCCCCTTTCTTTTTACCAGGACAAGTATGGTACTTCCCTCTACGGCCTCAATAAGCTGAAATTGTTGATGCAGAAGATGCGCAATCGCGGCCAGGATGGCGCTGGTCTGGCGACGCTAAAACTGGACATCGAGCCGGGGCACAAGTACATTAGCCGTAAACGGAGCAATGCTTCCAACTACCTTGATGACTTGTTTGAAAAAGTATTCGAACGCTTCACGAAACTAACGCCCGAGCAACTGGCCGACGGGGAGTGGCTGAAAGCGAACCTACCCTATACGGGCGAATTACTCATGGGGCACTTGCGCTACGGAACGCACGGCGATAACAGTATCGAAACCTGCCACCCGTTTTTGCGGCAAAACAACTGGATTCCCCGTAACCTGATCCTGGCGGGCAATTTCAACCTCACCAACGTGGATGAGCTGTTCCAGGAACTGGTGGAGCTGGGGCAATACCCCAAGGAGATCAGTGATACCGTAACGGTATTGGAAAAGATCGGCCATTTTCTGGACGATGAAGTACAACGCCTGTTCAACTGGTTCAAATCGGATGGTTATACCAATCGGGAAATCAATGACCTCATCTTTGATAAACTCGACTTGCAGCGACTGCTACGCCGAGCCAGTAAGAAGTTTGACGGCGGCTATGTGATGAGTGGTCTCATTGGTCACGGCGACGCTTTCATGATGCGCGACCCCAATGGCATTCGTCCGGCGTATTATTATCAGGATGAAGAAATTGTGGTGGCTGCCAGTGAGCGGCCAGCTATCCAGACAGCCCTCAATGTACACATCAGTAAAGTGAAGGAAATCCCGCGCGGGCATGCCTTGATCGTCAAGCGCAATGGTACTACTTCGGTGGTTCCTTTTACCGATCCGGGAGAAAAGCTGGGTTGCTCTTTCGAGCGAATTTATTTTAGCCGTGGCAATGACCGTGACATTTACCTGGAGCGCAAGGAATTGGGCCGTCGTTTGGCCAAAGCAGTGTTGAACAGCGTTAAAAACAACTTCAAGCGGACGGTATTTTCTTTTATTCCCAATACCGCAGAGATCGCTTTCTACGGCCTGGTCGATGGCCTGGAAAATGAGTTGAATGTGCTCAAGGCAGAGAAGATCGCGGATATGGGAAAAAATATCAACCCGGAAAAGCTGGAGAAAATACTGAATACGAGAGCGAGGGTAGAAAAAATCGTGGTCAAAGACGCTAAGGTGCGTACCTTTATTGCAGATACGACTTCGCGGGGAGCCATGGTGTCGCACGTCTATGATGTGACTTATGGCATCGTGGAAAACGAAAAAGATACCCTGGTGTTGATGGATGATTCGATTGTGCGGGGAACGACCATGCGCGACAGTATTATCCAGATTGTCTCTCGTTTGCGACCCAAGAAAATAATTGTGGTCTCTTCGGCACCACAAATTCGATACCCTGATTGTTACGGTATTGATATGTCGAAGATGAACGAATTTGTGGCTTTTCGGGCCTTGGTGGCTTTGTTAAAAGAAAACAAAAAAGAACACCTTTTGCAGGAATGTTACGAACGCTGCAAAGCACAGGAGCAATTGCCCAAGGAAGAAATGACCAATCAGGTCAAGGCCCTCTACGAAGAGTTCACCTACGAGGAAGTATCTGCTAAAATTGCAGAAATTATCACGCCTCCTGACATTAAGCCTAAAGTAGAGGTTATTTACCAAACGATCGAAGACTTGCGAGCTTCTTGCCCAGGCAATAGCGGCGACTGGTACTTTTCCGGTGATTATCCAACCCCTGGCGGGAACCGTGTCGTCAACAAATCGTTTATGTACTTTATGGAAGGCAAAGACAAAAGGGCGTATTAG